One Triticum dicoccoides isolate Atlit2015 ecotype Zavitan chromosome 4B, WEW_v2.0, whole genome shotgun sequence genomic window carries:
- the LOC119290811 gene encoding uncharacterized protein LOC119290811, whose product MGESLLTALSMDTTTAHHPHQGPSTFLSMDTASHDEFDLFLPPPGPFQRCLHAAAAAPPDINLPLAADPSPPPPALQTTTLHESNVDMLDVGLGCPQLYDSDSPAAAAATSAPVSTTTTVHVSHTKSSGSSAARKCVKRNDSIWGAWFFFTHYFKPVMSADKGSKAKAPTAAGNGNSATLDAFLVQHDMENMYMWVFKDRPENALGKMQLRSFMNGHSRLGEPQFPFSADKGFVRSHRMQRKHYRGLSNPQCLHGIEIVRTPNLVGVPEADMKRWFELTGRDANFSVPTEADDFESWRNLPTTEFELERPATAAPAKCTSHGHHKKVLNGSGLNLSTHASKHGSGDGMDISGVCHKRRKDSSPSAMEEDCSNSNSDKVQDMDVSHTFEPSWTNDFTGVMRHASGPVTAAKTIYEDSKGYLIIISLPFADIQKVKVTWKNTLTNGVVKVSCTSVGRMPFLKRHDRTFKLTDPSPEHCPPGEFIREVPLPTRIPEDATLEAYCDESGTGLEIIVPKHRAGPEEHEVRVSLRPPSSWCQ is encoded by the coding sequence atggggGAGTCGCTGCTCACCGCGCTCTCCATGGACACCACCACGGCCCACCACCCGCACCAGGGCCCCTCCACCTTCCTCTCCATGGACACTGCCTCCCACGACGAATTCGACCTCTTCCTCCCGCCGCCAGGCCCTTTCCAGCGCTGCCTCCATGCCGCCGCAGCCGCCCCCCCTGACATCAACCTTCCCCTCGCCGCTGACCCGTCCCCTCCCCCTCCGGCCCTGCAGACCACCACCCTCCATGAATCCAACGTCGACATGCTAGATGTTGGCCTCGGCTGCCCGCAGCTCTATGACTCGGACTcgcctgctgctgccgccgccacctcGGCCCCAGTGTCCACCACAACAACTGTCCATGTGTCTCACACCAAGAGCTCCGGTTCCAGCGCCGCACGCAAGTGCGTGAAGCGGAATGATAGCATCTGGGGTGCATGGTTCTTCTTCACCCACTACTTCAAGCCGGTTATGTCGGCTGATAAGGGCAGCAAGGCCAAGGCACCCACTGCTGCTGGGAATGGTAATAGTGCCACACTGGATGCTTTCCTGGTGCAGCACGACATGGAGAACATGTACATGTGGGTGTTTAAGGATCGGCCGGAGAATGCCCTGGGGAAGATGCAGCTGAGGAGCTTCATGAATGGTCACTCGCGCCTTGGGGAGCCACAGTTTCCTTTCAGCGCAGACAAAGGGTTTGTGCGCTCACACCGGATGCAGCGTAAGCACTACCGGGGGTTGTCAAACCCGCAGTGCCTTCATGGGATTGAGATTGTGCGGACACCAAACTTAGTGGGTGTTCCTGAGGCTGATATGAAGAGGTGGTTTGAGCTCACTGGGAGAGATGCCAATTTCTCGGTTCCCACTGAGGCGGATGATTTTGAATCATGGAGGAATCTGCCGACCACGGAATTTGAGCTCGAGAGGCCTGCAACTGCTGCTCCAGCAAAGTGCACCTCACATGGCCATCACAAGAAGGTGCTGAATGGTTCTGGCCTTAACCTGTCAACACATGCATCAAAGCATGGTTCTGGGGATGGTATGGACATCTCAGGCGTGTGCCACAAACGTAGGAAGGATTCCTCCCCCTCTGCCATGGAAGAGGATTGCAGCAATTCAAATTCAGACAAGGTTCAGGACATGGATGTGAGCCACACTTTTGAGCCATCATGGACGAATGACTTCACCGGTGTGATGCGTCATGCTTCTGGGCCAGTAACTGCCGCAAAAACAATATATGAAGATAGCAAGGGCTACTTGATCATCATTAGCCTGCCATTTGCTGATATACAGAAGGTGAAGGTTACCTGGAAGAATACTCTTACGAATGGCGTCGTCAAGGTATCATGCACTAGTGTCGGACGGATGCCATTCTTGAAGCGACATGATCGGACCTTCAAGTTGACGGATCCTTCACCTGAGCATTGTCCACCAGGGGAGTTCATCCGGGAAGTTCCACTGCCTACCCGGATCCCAGAAGATGCTACTCTGGAAGCATACTGTGATGAATCAGGAACAGGCCTAGAGATTATTGTCCCTAAACACCGTGCTGGACCTGAAGAACATGAAGTCCGTGTGTCCCTGAGGCCTCCCTCATCATGGTGCCAATGA